A single window of Salvia splendens isolate huo1 chromosome 8, SspV2, whole genome shotgun sequence DNA harbors:
- the LOC121744923 gene encoding serine/arginine-rich splicing factor SR45-like, whose translation MAKPARGRQASPSGSDSRSSSRSRSRSRSRSRSRSISRSRSRSRSYSRSGSRSTSRSRSRSKSISSSSPSRSGSSHSPPPRKSTGEAVKRGRSPPPQTKKSSPPPRKASPAPESLVLHVNQLSRNVNENHLKEIFGNFGEVVNVWLAMDYAVNLPKGFAYVEFKIRADAEKAQLYMDGAQIDGKVVRAKFTLPERKKVASPPKAVANTSRRDASKSEDTATDGDRDGGKRTRDASPRRKQPSPPRRRSPGPRRGSPRREQDSPPPPRRRADSPPIRRRPPLSPARGRSPSPPRRFRSPPRSSPRRIRGSPVRR comes from the exons ATGGCTAAACCCGCCCGCGGCCGCCAGGCGTCGCCGTCGGGATCAGATTCTCGCTCTTCCTCCCGCtctcgttcccgttcccgtTCCCGTTCCCGTTCCCGTTCCATTTCTCGCTCCCGCTCTCGCTCTCGCTCTTACTCCAGATCAGGCTCCCGCTCCACTTCCAGGTCGCGCTCCCGCTCTAAATCCATAtcctcctcttctccttctCGTAGCGGCAGCTCCCACAGCCCTCCGCCGCGGAAAAG CACTGGTGAAGCAGTTAAGAGAGGTCGCTCACCTCCACCACAAACCAAGAAATCTTCCCCACCTCCAAG GAAAGCTTCGCCTGCTCCTGAATCTCTTGTGCTGCATGTGAACCAGCTTAGTAGGAATGTTAACGAAAACCACTTGAAAGAAATATTTG GTAATTTTGGTGAAGTGGTGAATGTATGGCTTGCAATGGATTATGCT GTTAACCTTCCAAAAGGATTTGCATATGTTGAGTTCAAGATTAGGGCAGATGCTGAAAAGGCTCAGTTATATATGGATGGT GCTCAAATAGATGGTAAAGTTGTTCGGGCAAAGTTCACATTACCTGAGAGAAAGAAGGTTGCTTCTCCTCCCAAAGCTGTCGCCAACACATCAAGGAGAGATGCCTCAAAATCTGAAGACACTGCTACGGATGGTGATAGAGATGGAGGAAAACGTACAAGAGATG CTTCTCCTCGTCGAAAGCAACCATCTCCTCCTCGAAGAAGATCTCCTGGACCACGAAGAGGATCTCCTAGACGAGAGCAAGATTCTCCACCCCCACCTCGTCGTAGAGCTGATTCCCCTCCAATCAGGAGAAGGCCTCCACTGTCTCCTGCTAGAGGCCGTTCACCTTCTCCTCCGAGACGCTTCCGGTCACCACCAAG GTCATCTCCAAGAAGAATACGCGGTAGTCCTGTTCGTCGGTGA
- the LOC121744936 gene encoding uncharacterized protein LOC121744936, with amino-acid sequence MVELLFEFLTAPACICRLQVRVRATSDDEEPWPTKTLFRRSKSQKRKRRVGGLITEAMIEAIPAHVKQVDRLVRVSDRSCVDNLRMDRNTFGRLCRILRDRVELFDQKFVTVEEQVAMFLSILSHHKKTRVVGHDFMRSSETVSKYTHVVLRGVLTLHDIFLVKPEPVGDDCTDSRWKCFKVCVISLLGVLYGILMLFQLLTL; translated from the exons ATGGTTGAACTACTATTCGAATTTCTCACCGCGCCTGCGTGTATTTGCAGGTTGCAAGTGAGGGTTCGGGCTACATCGGACGACGAAGAGCCATGGCCGACCAAGACGTTGTTCAGAAG ATCCAAATCACAAAAAAGGAAACGGAGGGTGGGGGGATTAATTACCGAGGCTATGATTGAAGCCATTCCCGCACATGTAAAGCAGGTGGATAGGCTTGTCCGGGTTTCTGATCGTTCCTGCGTGGACAATTTGCGTATGGATAGAAACACTTTCGGTAGATTGTGTCGCATTCTACGGGACCGGGTAGAATTATTCGACCAAAAATTTGTCACCGTTGAGGAACAAGTTGCTATGTTTTTGTCCATTTTGTCCCACCACAAAAAGACACGGGTTGTAGGACACGATTTCATGCGTTCTTCTGAAACAGTTTCTAAGTACACTCATGTTGTGCTACGTGGGGTGCTTACTTTGCATGACATTTTTTTGGTTAAACCGGAACCGGTTGGGGATGACTGCACGGACTCACGATGGAAGTGTTTTAAGGTATGTGTAATCTCGCTGTTGGGTGTATTATACGGTATACTAATGCTATTCCAACTGTTGACATTGTAG
- the LOC121744932 gene encoding uncharacterized protein LOC121744932, whose product MQILDRSGVGFNADGDFKIDIDDEQWTQVVAKDINAKYMRNKSWPMFNDWKEIFGKDRADGLNVMDTGEAVQKIYGSKVDAGSSSAKSSPMTLDELFSDEVFTGGVVPEMVDESTSAPAPARLPARVPTKLYPKKRKAEDKMDSVLAMMNRIHEGTNERLKDISNRIGYEFDLSTKRTEVFNQLKGMAGLTIKQQFYAAKKLVKEPELMDLFRGLDEWARPAFVLDLLETDGMI is encoded by the exons ATGCAAATACTTGACCGTAGTGGAGTTGGTTTCAATGCGGATGGTGACTTCAAGATAGACATCGATGATGAACAATGGACACAAGTTGTGGCG AAAGACATTAATGCCAAGTACATGAGGAATAAGTCGTGGCCAATGTTCAATGACTGGAAGGAGATTTTCGGCAAGGACCGTGCGGATGGGCTTAATGTAATGGACACCGGGGAGGCTGTTCAAAAGATATATGGTTCTAAGGTTGATGCTGGTTCAAGTTCAGCCAAATCTTCACCGATGACCTTAGATGAACTATTCTCAGATGAAGTTTTTACTGGAGGTGTAGTGCCTGAGATGGTAGATGAGAGCACCTCGGCCCCGGCACCAGCGAGACTACCTGCGAGGGTACCAACCAAATTGTATCCAAAAAAGAGGAAGGCCGAGGACAAAATGGACAGTGTCCTTGCTATGATGAATCGCATCCATGAAGGCACCAATGAGCGGCTGAAGGACATATCTAACCGAATTGGTTATGAGTTTGATTTAAGCACAAAGAGAACCGAGGTCTTCAACCAGCTGAAAGGCATGGCCGGGCTCACCATCAAACAACAGTTTTATGCGGCAAAGAAGTTAGTAAAGGAGCCAGAGCTAATGGATCTGTTCAGGGGATTGGATGAATGGGCACGGCCGGCGTTTGTGCTTGATCTCCTGGAGACGGATGGAATGATTTGA